The window CATGCCGATCAGTGTGATATTGGTTTTCATGCAGGACATTGTCCACGAAAACGTCAAAAAGTAAATAGTGTCCGTCCACAAACGGCCAATTCACCTGGTATCAGTGTCGCGCGAAACATGGAATCCTCGGATTATCACCTTTATGCCTGTGGTTAAAGCTCTCGAGCGCCTTTATCGCGCCCCCATTTCGATGGGTGCGCAGACACTGACAGGATCCGGGTCTCTTGCATCCCATGGGGCAACCCTTATTATCAAAAATCGAGTCAATTCGATGCGGCGGCATCTCCCATGGAGGTCATGCGTAACAGCGATGGATAGTGAAGCAAGACACACCTGGATCAGTCTCTTCCTGGCAACCCTTTTGGCACTGGGACTGATGGCTGCGGCCTACCAGTCCACCCAAGGCCCCCGCCCTTCGCCTGATGCGGATCCCTCGCCAGGTTTCGGGTGGAGTTGGGATTTCGATTACCGCCGCGCGGTTCAGGAGCCTGCGTTAACCACGGATTCGGAAACGAACCAGCAGCCCGGATTGTACCCCGGCGAACTGATCCTGCCCATCGGCAAACCGATCCCGGTGGCGAACCTGAGCATCGTGTACCGCGGTCCGGCCGGCGCCGGAAAATTCCGGGTGGATGTGATCATTCCTACCCTGGACCCCGGCTATGCCTATGCCAATGAGTTGACCCGCGCAGACCAGGGCCGGGAGTTGACCTTGTATGGCCAGCGATTCGAGGTGGTCGCCATCGGCGAACGGGTGCTCCGCCTGAGGCACCTGAGCCCGTAACGCGCACCAGGCCCTGCGCCGAAGGGCGCGTTAAAGACAAAACTTCACGATGCTTTCCGCATGGATGGCGGTCGTGTTGAGAAAAGGGATGCCAAATTTGTCTTTCGTGAGGATCAAAGGGAGCTCCGTACAGCCTAAAATCACGGCTTCGATGGAATGCCGCTCCATCAATTTTTCTATGATCGCCAGCAACTCCTGCCGGGTCGAATCTTTGAAAATGCCCAGTTCGATTTCAGAAAAAAGCCGATGATGAATGAGCTCCCGCTCCTCCCTGTCTGGCACGAACAACGTCATCTGCTTGTCGGCAAAGGCCTTGTTGTAAAAATCCGATTCCATCGTGAACCTTGTGCCCAAGAGCCCGAGTCGCTTAAGACCTCTTTGCTGGGCTGTTTTACAGGTTTCTTCCACGATGCTCAACATGGGCAGTGGGGACCTGGACCGAATGGCATCGAAAACCACATGGGGCGTATTGGACGCGATCACGGCGAATTCGGCGCCGGCGCGATGCAGGGCGACCACCTTTTCCAGAAGCCAATCGGCGAGGCGCTCCAACTCGCCGGCCTCAACCCATCTGGTCAGCGCGGTGAGATCGATACTGTAGATGAGGATTTCCGGGTAGCCCATCACGGCTTGACGCGCATGGAAAGCGCCGATAATCATTTTATAGTAGTCGACCGTGGATTCCGGCCCGATGCCGCCGACAATTCCAATCTTTTTCATAAAAACCTCCGAAATAGCCAATCCTTCGACATCAGCCGCGCGTCAGCCAGTTGTATCGTCATCTCATCCGATAAATGTCCCAATGATATTGTCCCTGACCTCAGATTGGGGAGTAGTTGGCGATCTGCTGAAAAGAGGTTGAGCTGTTTTTTACAGGATGCGCTCAAGGATCTCAACCACACTCTGGACGCATGGGATGCAGGTCTTCTTGAGAAGCTCGTTCTCTCTGAAATATTTCTGCCCTTCTTCCGTAGTCAGTTCACAACCGTTGAGCAATTCTCGGCACATAAACGTACCATGCTTCTTGGAAAAAAGATCCATGAGCGCTCTTGTTTTTAAGTAGGTCACCTCCGTTGCGGAACGATCATCGTTGACGCCCCTGCCATATCGCAATCCCAAAACCAGGATGCCTCCCGAAATAGCGCCACAAAGCTCCTCTTTTCGAGCCATACCTGCACCAAAGCCACACGCAATCTTTAGAGCAATGTCGTCCGCCAATTCGCCTTCTTCCCGGAAAGCATAGAGAATCGACTGAGCTCAGTTGTATCCGCTCATGAACTTTTCCGTTGCAACTTTCTCTCTGTACGACATCATTTCCTGCCTTTTCTTTGGCCCCGCATGTATCGTTATTGGGTAGTACGTTCCTCGCCATTCCCTGATGCTGGGGTTATGCATCACCCTTTTCAAATGCAGCCCGCTTCATGATTACGGTGGGTATTCCTGCCGGATTGAGCCCGCCATCTTGATTGTCAGTAAAGCCAAAATCCATATACAGCTTTCTTGCAGCCATTCCTTCAGGAACCGATGCATCAAATGTCTCGACAACGATACTTTCCTGAGGGTTCAACTGGCCAACTGCGAATTCAAGCAGTTGCCTGCCGACCCCCGTTCCACGGTAGGGTTTTGAAACGGCAAACCATGCAATTTCGTTTGACTCCCTTGAAATAATAATGCCACCTTTTAAACTGCTCTCTTTTTCAACCTGGTCTGACCGTATGCAAAATGCTCTGCCTTCTGATATGGCTTGCATTAAAGCCTCCTTGAAGGCTCTTTCATGTGCCATAGGGCCGAACAACGGTTCGACTTCCAATGCAAGAGAAAGCCATGCGTCAAAATCCTCTAAATTTGAATGATCAACATCCATGCTTTTGAAGTCCTGTATCAGAAAACATCATAAGGGTTCCCCGGCGCATCGCTCAATGGAAGCCAGAGCAATACGAAATATCAGCCTACCAAGGCCACCCGCCCTGATTGTCTACTGTAGCAAAATATTCGGGATTCATTTTTGGCTTTCAAATCCTTCGATCAATGATTCGTATTTGTCGTGAATCATTTTCCGATCAAACTCCCGGAACTCTGCCAGGATCGCCTGATCCTCTTTATCGGTAAAGTAAGCTCTGGATTTTGGAAAAAAGATTTTATCTTCTTTATCGATATGTCTGGGATAAAAATCGGTTAAAGTCTTAAGGTTGGCTGCGATATCGGTCAAGGCGGTTTGGTCACCATTCCGGTAGCGAGTATTGGCTTCAACAAGCGCTTTGGTTGTCTGTCGACCGAATACATGTTCCTCGATCAGTTCTTTCATGATTTGGCTGTCTTCTGGTTTCAATGCTTTTTTACTCAGCTCTCGGAAAAAAATATCCTCTTCCTTTCCGTGATGTGTTCGGTCGGCGTAAACCCTGATGAAATCAACTGCTATATCCACGAACACAGGATCTACTTCTTGTTTCGATTCGATTTTGGCTAAAACTCCTTTGATGACTGAAAGCATTCGTTCAATCAAACGGTGCTCTATCATGAGAGGGCCTCGTGCTTGCATATAATGCCTCCTTTTGTTACCTGAACGTCTGCACTTCATGGGTCCCGACTGCGACAATCCGCTGTTGGATTTCCCGTGCAAGCGATCATTCGGCGCCTATTTTTGATTCACCCATATCAGTTTGTTCGGGTCAAAACCCTTTTCTCTCAATACAGCTTTGAAATGACTCTTGAGCTCTTTTGAAACGGTGGGACTGCGTGACAAAAACCACACATAGGACTGTTTTGAACTGGTTACAAATGCGTATTGATAATCTTGCTTGTCCAATTCGAAAATAACGTAGGACCCATAAAAGGGACCGAAGAAGGAAACCCTGAGATATCCAATATTTTCGTTTTCAACAAAATAGGCTTTTCCAATCGATTCTTTCCATTCATTTGTTTCCACAGAAAAGCCCCTGTTTTGGACTCGCACCCCACCGTCCTCTCGGGCACTGTATTCGGCTGTGACGGCTTCTAATCCTCTCTCGAAAGAATGATCGAATCTTGCGATTTCGTACCACCTTCCAAGGAATTTTTCGAGTTCAAAACCGTTCACTGGCTTGACGGTCGCTGGATACCCAAGACACCCGCATAGTAGTAGGAACGTGACTGCTGCTATTAGTAGCCGTTTCATGGTCTTCCTTGCTCGGAAAGTTAATCACATCCAATTTTCCGCCTTTAACCGATCGGGTTTCAGGGACGCCGTAGCACTAACGTCGCCTTAGGCCCCCAAGTCCTTGGCAGCGGTTGGTTCGATATAATATAGGTTTTAAATTAAGATTGTTTAAGCAAACCGTCGTCTATTATCTGTTGGAAATGATCTATGACTGTTTGCTCAATAGGCGTATAGGACATTCCCAGATCTTTCTTGCTGTATGAGTTATCGAATTTTATATGGACGGCAGCATTTTTGGCCACATATTTCCGGGTTAGGCCGTGCATCGGTGCTATGAGCCAGAATAAATATTTGGGAACTTGCCTTATAGGGAATGGATATGTATCCCCGAAATGCTTCCGCAACATATTTGCAAGCTCCAGAAGTGTGGCTTCTCGACTGACAATGATGTGTCTCCCGCTTGCTTTTGGGCTGAACCCTGCCTTAATGTGTGCTGTCGCCACATCGCGGACATCAATAATCCCATTCCACAATTCCGGAACCCCCATTTTATATTTTCCATCGCCAAGTTGAACCATGAACTGGATACTCATTGAGTCCTTTCTCTTCGAAAGAGATGGTCCAAGAATCCAACCCGGATTAATTACCAACAGATCCCATTGATCCTGCTCCTTGGCGATGGCCCAGGCCTCTTTCTCAGCAATCGTCTTTGAGTAAGGGTAAGGTTGGTGTTCAGCACTGCTCGTTAAGTTCCAATATTTTTCAGTGAAAATACCCGTTTGGGTCAACTCTATGTCTGCGTTATCACCATAAATCGCCGCAACGCTGCTGGTGAGTACGATGCGTTTCACCGTTGAATTTCTGTTTGCGGACTCAAGGACATTCCTTGTCCCTTCCTTTGCTGGCCGAATCAATTCTTCTTCCGGATTCCTAATTCCTGTCATAAAAAACGGGGACGCAGTATGAATCACCAATTCGCAATCGCGCATCGGTCGTTCGAAGCTTTTGATATCCAAAAGGTCCGATTGAAACAGCCTCAATTTTCCTGAGTATTCATTGGCCATGGACGTAAGATGATCGACTTTTTTTGAATTCGAAGGGTCTCGAACAGTTGCGTTAACGCAAACTCCCTTTTCCAACAGCCTTTTTATTATCCAGGAAGCGACATAGCCAGTTCCCCCGGTAACCAATACCGGTTTTGATCTATTGATTTCGCACATGAGCCGCCTCCTTTTTTGCATTGGCTCAATATTGTCGAAAGACAGGCTTCACGGGGAGCGGCGATCCCGTCCAAGCCTGTGTTGAGTCACCCAATTTGGGTTGAACACCCATCATCTGTGATGTATAGCTTTTTGTACAATAAGCGGAGCCGAGCCGCGCAGAATCAGAGGATTTCCTTCTGGTGCAAGAATAGCGGGACGAACAGGGTGAAGAATTGAAGAACGGCCCAGAAAATATAGGCTGTAAACGCCAAGCGTGGCTCCTCGTTACGCGTGAGATATCTGGCCCATCCCATATTTTCTGGCAATGAAAGCTTGTCTTCAAGCTGTACAAGATATTCCCGGGCACTATACATGGCCCTGGCATTGCCCCATGCCCTGATGCCGAAAAGAAAGGTGATCAATGCTGGCATCCAGACCAATATCTTGACAGCCGGAAATTCGAAGTTCGTGGCGCACCAGGACCAAACGATACCCGTTGAAAGCAATGCGTAGCGCTCGAGCGCCCGGGTTTGAGAGATCCGCTCGTCGTATGCCTTTCGGATATACTCCGCTTCTTTCATTAGAAATTCGGTAGTGTTGTCTTCGCCCTGCATAATTTCTCTCTGTCAGCAGCCATATACTTGGGTAAATTCAGGCCCGATTCAATACATTGATCCGCGGGTCATGGCAAAAGGCTCGCCCCGCCTGAATCTACCTAAGAGAATGCTCACTCCCGCACACCCAGCGACTTCACAAAGGCAACGATCTGCCAGCGTTCGTCCACGGCGATGGTGGTGGCCAGGGCCGGCTGGCGGCCGTTTGGGATGCCGTAGCTGATTTCGTGGAAGAGGCGGCCGACGGGCAGGTTCTGGACGCGCGCGCTGCGTAAATCTTCGGGCTTGGGGGCGAAACTCTGGCCGACTGTCCCGTAGCCGTCGAACTGCTGGCCGTGGCACTGGGCGCAGTAGTACTGGTAACCCTGGCGGCCCTGGGCGATGGCCTTGGGGGCGGTGAGGCTGAAACCGGGCTGGAGTGCGTCGGGGTCTGCGGTGCGGTAGAGCAACTCTCCGCCGGTGAAGGGCACGCTCATGTTGGCCATGACCGGGATCGGCTGTTCGTGGGGTTTGACGGCCGGTGTTTCCCAGATGCGGCCCACCTGGAGCGTCTCGTCGTACAGGGTGATGACGGCATAGGCGGCCAGGGCCACGGCACAAGCGATCAGTGCGACGCATAGTATGCGAACCATCTGTCTACTCCCCCTTGGCGCCCCGGATGTGCTGCGGATAGGGCAGCAACTGGTATTCGGCGTAAGGCGACGACGCCGGAACGTCGGCCACCGGCCGGTAGCTCCAGGTGGGCTGCCCCAGGTCGGAAACCACGAAGAAGGCGAAAAAGCCCTTGAACAGGATGAGGCCCAACAGGATGACCAGCCACATCCAGGTGCGCAACTCGGAATCGAAACCCTTGACATGGTCCATGGTCATATCTTCACCCCCAGCCATCCATGCAACAGGATGTAGAAAAAGCCCCAGATGAACGTCCCGGCGATGATCAGCATCAAGGCCAGGGGAAAGGGGGCGTTGCGGTCCTGGATGTCATCGCGGAAACGGCCCACGACCTCGGTCATGCGCCGGGCGGAATCGTCGGAGCGGAAATGGGCGTAAGAGAGCGCCAGGCCGAAGACGACCATGAAGAGCAGGCCGACGAAGATATAGCCCATGACATGCTGAAAATTGAGAAGGGCGAAAAAGCGCATATTCCCTCCAAAAGTTCGATCGTTGCGAGCGCGACCCGCCGGCCTGTGCGGGCGGGATGGTGCGCCCCTGCTTCAGTTCAAATAGAGTGCGTAGAGCAGCACCCCCGCGCTGGCCGCCAGCCCGGCCACGGCCAGGAAGAAAAGCCCGTACACTTCCACACGGTGGGCCCGGGACGTCCTGGACGGCGGGGACTCCAGATCGTCGCGCAACGGCAGAAACCTCGCCCGCTGCTGGTCCTGGAACTGCCCGCTCTTCAGCGCCCAGAAAAAAACCCCCAGGCTGATGGCCAGTCCGATGCCGATGTAGGCTATGAAATAAGGATAATACATGGTTTATGGCTCATAGGCTGCATCGATGCCGCGCGGTTCGGCGTTGGCATCGCTCTGGTTGATAAAATAGACCGCCACGTAATTGCCAACGTCCCAGATCTTCTCCGATTCGAGCTCCCGTTTGAAATAGGGCATGGCCGTGCCGGTGATGCCGTTCATGATCTGATAGTAGAGTATACCGCCGCTGATCTCCCGGTTTTTGAGGATCGTGAAGTTGAGCGGCGGCGGGTAGATCCACGGCTGGGCCGGCCCCATGCCGTCGCCCACCGGTCCGTGGCAACCGATGCAAAAATCCTGGTAGATCTTGTGACCCCGGGCCAACCCTGCGTCGGTGGTGGGATAGGGGTTGGGCACGTCCCGCCATCCCTGGGGAATGTTCTCATTGAGCCACTGCACGTTGGCGTCCGGGCCGGCCTCGTAAGCGGCGATGGCCTTGGCCTTCCAGTAATCCTGGCGCGCCATGCGGTGATCGGCATCCTTCATGCCCAGGCTCTGGATATAACGGATCAGCTCCTCGGTCCGGAGCTCGCCCAGAAAGGCGAAGGGCGGCATCAGGGAGAGGGGCCGAGTGAACCGCGGATTGGCGAAATGGGCCCAGTGCCAGTCGTCCGGGTGTTCTCCGCCGGCCTGAGAAAGATCCGGCCCGGTGCGCTGGGAGCCGAGCAGTATGGGATGATCGGCCACATAGTCTCCGGCCTGGGCGATGCGTTCGGCGCCCAACCCCCAGTCGATGGTGCGGACCGACTGGCTGTGGCAGTAGACGCACCCGTTGGCGATATAAAGCTCGCGGCCGGCCGCTTCAGGATCGCTGCGCTGCCGGAAAATCTCCGATGGCACGGTCTTGCTGGTATGCGCATAGGGCAAGAGAATCACGACAAAGACGATGGTCGCCAATATCAGGACACTGCCGACGACAACGGCAAGAGGGGTCATCTTCATGACGGCGCTCCGCTTCCAACCCACACGGATCGAACGATATTGTAAAAGCCCAGCACGGCCGAGCCGAAAATCATCAGGCCCAAACCGGCCCGCACCACATAATAGACATGAATTTCTGGCAGCACCCGGTAGACGGTCTCGCCGTTGAGCCAGGCATTGCCCTGAATCAGGCCGGCGATGGTCAGCACGATGGTGAATCCCACCATTCCGATCAGGACCATCCAGTATTGAAAATCGGCCAGAAAGCGGCTGAACAGGGGCCTTCCGGTCAGTTTGGGGATCGTGTAGTAAAGCCCGCCCAGGGCGATCATACCGGCAAAGCCGAGGACACCGATGTGGGCATGGGCCACTACCCAGTTGTTGAAGTGGGTGACGCGCTGTACGTCGGGCAGGGCCATGAACGATCCCTGGATGCTGACAAAGAAGTACATGATGGTGCCGGTGAAGACGAACTTGGCCCCGATGTCGGCGTGGATCTCGCCCAGTTTCCCCTTTGCCGTGTACCAGATGTTGATGAGGAAAGCCATGACCGGTATCACCATGGCGACGCTGTCCACGATGGCCACCACCTTGAGCCAGGTGGGCACCGGCACCTGCAGCAGGTGGTGGGTGCCGATATGGGTGTAGACCACAATCAGGGACCAGAAGCCGAGCAGCGACAGGGTATGGCTGTATAGCGGATTGCGGGTCGCCCGCGGGATGACATAGTAGGCCACACCGGCCGACAGGGGCGTCAGCAGCAGACCGAATATGTTGTGGCCGTAAAACCAGAGCAGAATGGCGTCGGGAATACCCACCAGGGCACCGCTATCGGGTCGCCAGATGACATTGCCCAGAATGTAGGTGCAGGCCGTGAGAATGCAGCCGGCCAACACGTACCACACCGAAACGTAAAGAATCGGCTCCTCGCGCTGCTTGACGGTCATGATGAAGTTGAAAAAAATCAGCAGGAAGGCGACCACCACGACCACGTCGATGGACCACACGAGTTCGGCATATTCACGCCCCTGGGTCATGCCCATGGCCAGGGTCGCCACCAGAGCCACCAGGGCCGCGTTCCAGCCGACGGCGGTAAAGACGCCCAGGCGTTCGCTGTAGAGCCCTGTGCCCAGCAGGCGCGGAATGTAGTAGAAGGCCGCGCCCAGCAGGCCGGGGGTCACGAATCCGAACAGCACCAGGTTGACATGGGTCGGCCGCACCCGGCCGAAGACGATGCCGCCCATATTGGCGGTGAGGTCGGGCGCCATCAGCTCGGTGGCGCCGAGCAGCCCGTAAAAGGTCGCCACCATCATCCAGAACCCGGAGGTCAGGCAAAATGCAGTGGCCGTCGGGTATTTCAAGATCGGTTTCGCTTCCAATCGAAGATATCTCCTAGTCCCGCTTCGCGGAGCCTTATAAAATCAACGTCATTGATTTCAGATGAATGTCGGCTCGCCTTCATCCGTCGTGTATCGGCGATACCATCTATCCATCGACAGAATTCCTTCGCTTAAAACTTAACACTTAACACTTTAAATTTATTCCCTATCAATCAACTATGACACCCCAGCCAGCAATCCAGGTTGGCCTTCTTCTCCCGATGGCACTCGATGCAGAAGCCCATCTTGAATCGCTCGCCCTTGAGCCGATCCATCTCCCTGACCTCGCCATGGCACGATTCGCAGGCGATATCCTTCAGGATATGGCGCTGATGGTTGAACAACACGTGCTCGGGCAGATAGAACACCTTGACCCAGGGCGTGGGGGTGTTGGTGTTGAAATAATCATGCTCCTTCCGGATCTCCGGATGGTTGGCAATGATGTAATTGTGACAGAAAAGACATTTTTCCACGGCAGGCAGGCCGGGATGGTGCGAGCGCGCCACATAGGAGTGGCAGAAGCGGCAGTCGATGGCCTTGTGGCCGGCATGCAGCCGATGGCTGAACGGAATCGGCTGGGCGGCGCCGACCCGGGTGGCGGGCGACGCGTAGTAGAAAAAGAGAAAGCCCAGGGACAACACCACGCAACAGGCCACCCAGAAGAGCGGCCCGCGGTTGAGCCAGACCACTTGGACGCTGTCGCCGAACGCGGTCAGAAAGCGCATGGGATGCCCCTTGGTGCCGATCAGGACGGCGACGGTCAGCAGGCCGAGCAGGGAAATGGCGGTGATCAGGATCTCCATCAGCGCTTATCCTCCAACCGGTGCACCAACACCGCGGGAAACTGTCTCAAATAAATTACCACCGACGCCGCCAGAAGCCCCAGAAATCCCAATGCCACCAGGGGATCAATCCAGCTCAACGGCAGGCGTTCGACACCGTGATGAAACACCGGCCCGAGCAGCAGAAAATGTTCCAGCCACATCCCCACGATGACAGCGCCGCAGATCACGACCATGGCCGCCGGGAGGGTCTTGATGCGCTTGTTGAGCAATATCAGGAACGGCGCGATGAAGCAGATCGCCAGCACGGCCCAGGCCAGGAAGCTCCAAGGTGCGGTCATGGTGCGTTCGATGACGTAGGCCGTCTCCTCGGAGATGTTGCCGTACCAGATCACGACGAACTGGGCATAGAAGAAATCGGCCCACACCAGGCCGAAAGCGAAGAAGAGCTTGCCGATGTCGTGATAGTGGGAGGCCGCGATGCTGAAGCCGGTGCGCCCGCCCAGCTGCAGAATCGCCGCGGTAATGATCAGGGCCCCGAACCCCACGTAAATGGCCTTGACGAAGGAGTAGGCGCCGAACAGGGTGGAGTACCAGTGGGGATCCATGCTCATCACCAGGTCGTAGCCGATCAGGGAGAGCACCACGGCGAAGACGAACATGTAAAGAAACGCGAGCACGGTGGCACGTCGGTGAAAACGGCCGGGCTCGGGCGGCCGGGTCTGCCAACGGCTGAAAAGCCATTGCGCCACGGGACCTCCGCTTTGCCGGACGGCCAGCTTGAGCCCCAGGGCATGATAGAGATAGGCCAGGCCCAAACCATAAAGCAGCAGAAGGCCGACGGCGTCCCTGGAAAAGAGGAAAGGCAGGTTGAGCCACACCTCCTTGCCGTGCAGGTCGTGGCCCAGCCAGGGAAAAATGTGGCGGCGTCCGATGAACAGCAGCAGGAAAAGCACGAACGAGACCGGGAAGAACGAGGTGAACGCCTCGGCCAGGCCGGCCAGCGGACCGCTCCAGCGGGCACCCACGGCATGCATGAGGGTGGAAAAGAGCACGGCCCCCTGGGCGATGGCCGAAAACAGCAGAAAGCTCACCAGGTAGGACTGCCAGGCCCGCGCGGCGTTGTCCCCGAACAGCTGGGATACGAAAACGACAAGGCCGGCTGCGGTCAGCAGGCCGCAAAACACCAGCGGCATGACCGGCCGGTTTGAAACGGTTGCGATAGCAGAATTAGGGCCGTTGCTCATGGGGTTGGCCCTCCTTGCGGCGGTTGATCCGGCACTCCCTGTACATCTTCGGCGGTCTTGATGTCGGCCCCCTTGGCTTCGAAAAAACGATACAGCCCCTTACATTCACTGGCGTCACAGCTGGCCAGGACGCCGAATTTGTGGCCGGTAAAGCGAGGATCGTAAAACTCGTCCTGCTTGAAGCGTGGCAGACGCGCCTGGGAGATCAACCCCAGGACATTGCCGAAGACAGCGAAGAGAATGGTGAACTCGAAGCCCACGATGAAAAATGGCACCAGGGCCACGATAGGCTTGCCGCCCACGATCATGTCCCAGCGCGCGGACGTGAAAGCGGCCAGCAGAAATCCGGTGAAAAACCCGGTGATGCCGCCGGCCAGGGTGAACCAGCCCACCTTGCTCTTGGGCGCCTCAATGGCCCCGGCGATCTCGTGGCTGGGGATGGGGCTGTGCACCCGCTCCAGAGTGTAGGCCGTGTTGCGCAGCCCGCGGATGGCCGATGCAGCCTGGATCTCGGTGTCGAAGATCCCCATGATCGAAGCGCGATCAGTCGGCATGGGCACCTCCTTCATGCAGCGTCTCTTTCATTTCGGTCATGGAGACCGAGGGCAGGTGTTTGACGAACAGGACGAAGAGGAAGAAAAATAGGCAGAAGCTGCCGATCATGATGCCGAACTCCACCAGGGTGGGCCGGTACAAGCCCCAGGCGTAAGGAAGAAAATCGTGGGCCACGGACCCGATGATGATCACGAAGCGCTCGTACCACATGCCGATATTGACGAAGATTGAAATCACGAAGAGCCACTTGATATGGGTGCGGATCGGCTTGATCAGGAAAAGCAGGGGAATGACCGTGTTGCAGATCACCATGATCCAATACTCCACCGCATAGTCGCCGAACATACGCCATCGGAAGGTCTCCATCTCCACGATGTTGTGGCTGTACCAGGCGATGAATACCTCGGTGCCGTAAGCGAACCCCACGATCAGACCGGTAAATACGATGGTTTTGGCTACGCTTTCCAGAACCCGCACGGTAATGATCTTCTCGTAGTGAAAGATCTTGCGCAAAGGGATCATCAGGGTCAGCACCATGGCCAGACCCGAATGGATGGCCCCGGCAACGAAGTAGGGTGCGAAGATCGTGGTGTGCCAGCCGGGCACCACGCCCAGAGCGAAGTCCCAAGACACCACGCTGTGCACCGAGATGACCAGGGGTGTGGCCAGGGCCGCGAAGAAGAGATAGCCGCGGGTGTAGTGGCGCCACTGCTCGTACTCGCCGGTCCAGCCCAGGGAGATGATGGCGAAGATCTTACGGCGCACGCCCGTGGCCCGATCGCGAATGGCGGCCAGATCGGGCAGCATGCCGGTGTACCAGAAGAGCGAGCTCACGGTCAGGTAGGTGCTGATGGCCACCACGTCGAACATGAGCGGCGATTGGAAGTTGGGCCACAAAGTGCGCTGATTGGGAATGGGGAGCATGTAGTAGACCATCCACACCCGGCCCAGGTGGATAAACGGATAGAGGCCGGCCGTGCAGACGGCGAAGACGGTCATGGTTTCGGCGGCGCGGGCGATGGGATTGCGCCACCCGGCGCGGAACAGATGCAGGATCGCGGAGATGAGAGTGCCGGAGTGAGCGATTCCGACCCAGAAGACGAAGTTGATCAGGTAGGTGCCCCAGTGAACCGGGTTGTTCTGGCCGCCGACGCCGATGCCCGTGAAGATCTGGTAGAGCCAGCAGGCGGCGCCCATGAGCACGCCGCAGAACAGCAGCGCCACGACCACCCAGTAGTTGCGGCCCGGCGGCGCCAGGGTATCGATGACGGTGTCGTCGATGGACTGATAGGTGAGTGCGGTTTGGGTCATGGGTGTTAGGTCAAGTCTAAAGTGTTAAGTTTAAAGTGAAGGAATGGGGTCGATTTTGATTTCGGATCTCCCGTCTCTTGTCTTCCGTTTGAATTTTTAAAGCTTCTGAATCACTTTCTTCAAATAGATCACCGCTGGCTTGGTGTTCAGATAACCCATCACCTGGTAGGCCCTTGGATCTTCGATCTTCTTGCGCACCGCGCTGTTCGGGTCCATCAGGTTGCCGAAGATCAGCGCATCGGTCGGGCAGCTTTGCACACAGGCCGGCACCACCTCGCCGTCGCGGATGTCGCGGCTTTCGTTCTTGGCCTGGTGGTGGGCCGCCTTGATGCGTTGGATGCAGAACGAGCACTTCTCCATTACGCCCTTGCTGCGTACCGTGACGTCGGGATTGAGCTGCAGGTTGAGCGGCTCGGGCCACTCCCAGTCGAACCAGTTGAAACGCCGAACCTTGTATGGACAGTTTTGGGCGCAGAAACGCG is drawn from Desulfatitalea tepidiphila and contains these coding sequences:
- a CDS encoding cbb3-type cytochrome c oxidase subunit II, with translation MKMTPLAVVVGSVLILATIVFVVILLPYAHTSKTVPSEIFRQRSDPEAAGRELYIANGCVYCHSQSVRTIDWGLGAERIAQAGDYVADHPILLGSQRTGPDLSQAGGEHPDDWHWAHFANPRFTRPLSLMPPFAFLGELRTEELIRYIQSLGMKDADHRMARQDYWKAKAIAAYEAGPDANVQWLNENIPQGWRDVPNPYPTTDAGLARGHKIYQDFCIGCHGPVGDGMGPAQPWIYPPPLNFTILKNREISGGILYYQIMNGITGTAMPYFKRELESEKIWDVGNYVAVYFINQSDANAEPRGIDAAYEP
- a CDS encoding cbb3-type cytochrome c oxidase subunit I; translation: MEAKPILKYPTATAFCLTSGFWMMVATFYGLLGATELMAPDLTANMGGIVFGRVRPTHVNLVLFGFVTPGLLGAAFYYIPRLLGTGLYSERLGVFTAVGWNAALVALVATLAMGMTQGREYAELVWSIDVVVVVAFLLIFFNFIMTVKQREEPILYVSVWYVLAGCILTACTYILGNVIWRPDSGALVGIPDAILLWFYGHNIFGLLLTPLSAGVAYYVIPRATRNPLYSHTLSLLGFWSLIVVYTHIGTHHLLQVPVPTWLKVVAIVDSVAMVIPVMAFLINIWYTAKGKLGEIHADIGAKFVFTGTIMYFFVSIQGSFMALPDVQRVTHFNNWVVAHAHIGVLGFAGMIALGGLYYTIPKLTGRPLFSRFLADFQYWMVLIGMVGFTIVLTIAGLIQGNAWLNGETVYRVLPEIHVYYVVRAGLGLMIFGSAVLGFYNIVRSVWVGSGAPS
- a CDS encoding cytochrome c3 family protein is translated as MEILITAISLLGLLTVAVLIGTKGHPMRFLTAFGDSVQVVWLNRGPLFWVACCVVLSLGFLFFYYASPATRVGAAQPIPFSHRLHAGHKAIDCRFCHSYVARSHHPGLPAVEKCLFCHNYIIANHPEIRKEHDYFNTNTPTPWVKVFYLPEHVLFNHQRHILKDIACESCHGEVREMDRLKGERFKMGFCIECHREKKANLDCWLGCHS
- a CDS encoding DUF3341 domain-containing protein; this encodes MPTDRASIMGIFDTEIQAASAIRGLRNTAYTLERVHSPIPSHEIAGAIEAPKSKVGWFTLAGGITGFFTGFLLAAFTSARWDMIVGGKPIVALVPFFIVGFEFTILFAVFGNVLGLISQARLPRFKQDEFYDPRFTGHKFGVLASCDASECKGLYRFFEAKGADIKTAEDVQGVPDQPPQGGPTP
- the nrfD gene encoding NrfD/PsrC family molybdoenzyme membrane anchor subunit — translated: MTQTALTYQSIDDTVIDTLAPPGRNYWVVVALLFCGVLMGAACWLYQIFTGIGVGGQNNPVHWGTYLINFVFWVGIAHSGTLISAILHLFRAGWRNPIARAAETMTVFAVCTAGLYPFIHLGRVWMVYYMLPIPNQRTLWPNFQSPLMFDVVAISTYLTVSSLFWYTGMLPDLAAIRDRATGVRRKIFAIISLGWTGEYEQWRHYTRGYLFFAALATPLVISVHSVVSWDFALGVVPGWHTTIFAPYFVAGAIHSGLAMVLTLMIPLRKIFHYEKIITVRVLESVAKTIVFTGLIVGFAYGTEVFIAWYSHNIVEMETFRWRMFGDYAVEYWIMVICNTVIPLLFLIKPIRTHIKWLFVISIFVNIGMWYERFVIIIGSVAHDFLPYAWGLYRPTLVEFGIMIGSFCLFFFLFVLFVKHLPSVSMTEMKETLHEGGAHAD